tgaacAGCGGAGATGACAACTAATTGACTGCCAGcgtgtgtgatgatgtgtttaAAAGCCACTTATTTTACCGGCCAAATGAAATTCTGGCAGAAGGAACACAGAATATAACATTTCTGATATGAAAGGAGAAATAGAATTTTgtgaaaaagcattaaaaaaatactgaatatttgCCCCGAGAATAAATTAAACACGGTTAAGTGTTCttagtgttgttgttgctcCTCGTCTCAGGAACAGCCTGAGAGTTATTACAGAATATCAGGATGTGGCAGTgaagctgacctttgacctttgggaCATTAAACGTCATTACTTCATCATTTCACCCTTTAAAGACTTTTATGTGAAATTCATTCATAATTAGAACGAGCAATCAGCCAAAAAACGCAGGTtagtgaggtcacagtgacctttgacctcacacCACTAAAATCCAATAAATGTTATGAAAGAggtaaatatcaaatataaacaTGACGCCTCCAGCCAGAGGAATGAAATGCATCTTAAAgcttatttgtattttatttctcatcatATATTAAATTCTCTATCTCTTCTATCACCCTGtatgttcttttcttcttcctgttaaaCATCGAATCTTCATAACAACTCTTGTTCCATATCAAACACCAACATTCCTcgtaaacaaatatttgtacaaGGACATGCTACAATGGTTCAGACTCAATatcagtataaaaataaaatcctgatAAAATGATTCTAACACGCTGCAGTTTCCTTGTAAAGTCTCATGAAAGAATTAAGCTTGTTCCAGCGTTTCCCGTCTTATTGTGGTATTTTTGTGTCGCTCAGCAAACATCCGCTCCAGGAAGGTCACACGACACAATATTGTTAAACCATGACGACATGTTCAAAACAAAAGGGTCAACATTTGAAGCTGCACATCGTTTTATTGAGCGGAGGAAACTTTCACTGCATCgctttaaaacatgaattttaCTGTTTTCCTTTCGTTCGTATTTCTCAACATGGCTTcaattttattcactttcttaaaTGTACCAATAGTAATATTAGGAAAGAATTATTCAATTAATACAATGTTGTATTGAAGGTGCAGCTCTTAATAAACAGGAGTAACGTttataaaaaagtgacagttacTGCTCTGTGGTTGTGTGCATCCACCAACCGGTGCAGTTTCAGTCGACACgcatttttcttttctagacTCATGTGAGGTCACTGTTACCTTTGACCTTGGGCCACtgaaatcagttcatctttgacccccaactgaacatttgaacCATATCCCTACAAGGCAGTCTATCAGGTGTCACATTTGGCAGTTAGCATGTATTTTGATgtcgtcctcttcttcttactcttcttcctcttcctcctcctcctccctcgacGGACACGAGCACCGTGAACCTACAGGATGTGAATCTCCCAGTCCGTCAGCACTCTGAGGCTCAGGCTGCTCACTGTCAGTTCGCAGCAGGTCTCCGTGAACTGAAACTCAGCAGGAGTGTCCTCGGAACCtggtgataaaaacaaaaaggtttatgCTGTTTTGCAGTTGAGAAGTCGGCAGAACTGTGAGTTTCTCCTTTGACAATATTTGAACAATTGAAGAAAAAACTGTGAATATGACACAAAAGTCCAGATACAACACATGATGTCACTTTGTCCACCAAGATATAAAATGAACAACGAGCAAGAATGGATAAAAAACGGTTTTAGCCTCTTGACAATGGCTTCCTGTGTTTTAGAATGTATTTTAAGGTTCTTTTAATTACTTACAAGGCAATTAATGATCTGATTCCTCAGTTTATCACAGATCTTTTATCCACATACAACCTGAAAGAATCACAACTTAACATACTATACATATATCGTAGCGCGTTCCCTGATTTAACCGaattcagagtttttttttttgccattatCATTATAACTAATAGATGCCTTTATTTTAGGCTGTTGAGTTTCCTTTGAACCTTTATCTAAACGGACCCTGTCAGGGTTCTGTGTGACCTTCGATCAGGCTGTTTCTAATTGGACGACACGTCTCtgcctcatcatcatccttctGAATGGGTACAATGTGAGTTCACTCCAGAGCTCCTCACCTGATTGGTGCACAGTCACAGCGGTCGGTTTGCTCTTCAAGCCCAGGATGGTGACGGAGTGTACGACAGTGTCACAGTCAAACGCTCCTTCTTCACTGGCGGCACTGAGAGAAGTAGGTGTCAGAAGACTTAGGAGTTTATTAATAAAAAGGTATCGAGTGTATTTTGTACATTGTCATTCACGTAcgaatttttttaaatcttgtgaTGTCGCTGTGACCTTTAACCTACAAATTCTAATCAGTCTGATCTCCAAGGAAAGGTTTGTTCCAGATGTGATCAAATTCCCTCCAGATGTAAACGAATGAGATGtcaggtcacggtgacctctgaccaccaAAATCACATCTTTTTTACCAAAGCTTTGTGCCAGATCTGAAGATAATCCACAGATACAGTGCTCATGAGCCTGGTGAGCAGAAAACTGTGTCCCTCTGATGTTCAGGAGGAGGGAGTGTGACTCACCGGCAGAGCAGCCGGCCTGACAGCATGTTGAACCTGCGCAGACAGAAGGCCTTTCTGTGGAGGTAGTTGAAAGAGTGGCCGTCGTCCAGGTACAACTCCCCATCAGCGGCCCCCTGCACAGAGGAGGGACTTTACTAATTTAATTACACAAATGTCACAAGTCGGAAACAAACAATCATAAATCCTTGAGTTCATTCAAGTCGTTTTTAGACAttaactctggaaaatgtccagaaaaatgggttgaagaacgcagcaggaatCTCATTGTCCTTTTTTCCTgatgtattctcacatgggctcactctgacattttacagacattttacgGAGCAACTGACGCAGACTTTTGCCTTCTCATGTACAGACCCACTGGAACATCTCAGGACAACGTCTtgtctgaaaagcagctttagtgaaaACACGGGTAAAAACATTTCGGCAGCTACACCTGTGTACGAGGAAAAGATGAATCAAGACAATAACCAgctgatttccttccatttcttATTACAAAATGGAATCAGAAAAGTATATTGTATTGGATTTCATTAGATTCTACATTGGTTACGTTTTTTCTTGTACTGTATATCTACATATTTCATAATAACTCATGTTTAATTTCCTGGTCAGGGCTAAAGCAGATTTCAATATGAACAGAAGCCGTCTGCTCCTCTGATTCTCACCTGAGAGTCCAGAGCCACAGTGATGGAGAGCGGAAGCAGCTGGAGATCGGCTGTGCAGGAGCTActtcctgctgacctgcagaCCACCGAGCCGCCTCGCTGGAACACAGGAACCTGGACAGAAGAAGCAACTGCCCTCcgtaatatgtaataataatcaaaacagTCTAAAACCAAAACAGGAATCAAATAACTATAATTCTTATGAAATACTTTTGGATAAATTTCCCTCTGTCAGGGTAGATAATGagttttatttatctattagGCCTCTAGTGTTTGTTTACCCCCTTGCATGAATATGAAAACTACTGACAGTCCAGTCCATGTTACAGCCCCCTCTACTGTTTGGATCATAGTACTAACCGTGTCCAGGGTGACAGGGAGAGTCAGAGTCCTTCCTCCTTCGTGCGCCATCGCAGATTGGACATCAAACCaaatctgaaacaaaaacaaacctgaatGTAAAAATCCCCTCTGAGGTCTAAcgtgaataaaaacacatatgttACCCGGTGGTTGGTTTACCTCATCAGATCCAGGAAGTAGCACTTTGACTTCCTGAACACCAGGATCGGTGACGGGACAGGCCAGCAGGGCTCCTCCTGCGTGAGATCAGAGACGGTGAAACTCCGAACAACGCAAATCCAACGATTACAGGACACAATGTGTGATAAAGTCAAATGATCACCTATCATATGCTGGTTGTCCACACTGAAGGTGCCTCGTTCTCTGGGGAACTCCACCCACAGAGGCCTGTTTGAAACAAATGAACAAGGTCATTTTTACCTCTAGTGTCTGAAAACGTCAGCGTTCACTTCACAGGAGTGTAAGTGATGCTTGTGGCTGCAGTGCATCAACTGACCAGCAGACGACAGCAACACTCACCTGATCGGAGGCAGACCAGAGGTGTGAGCCTGGTGGAACAGAGTGTACCAGTAGGGCAGCAGCTGATACCTGAGCACACCGGACATTTGTCACATTGTGGTGGAAACGAGGGGCCTGTACTAGTTCATGATAACAGATCAACGTCTCAACTACTGGAAAACCAGAGTCACCGATGGACAGTATCATGTCAGGGACAAAGGAGCTGGTACCTCTGTTGGATCACCGTGCGGATCGCAGCGGTGACCTCCTCTCCAAACAGCCAAGGCTCCCGACGCTTTGCCACACAGGCAGAGTGACCACGGAAAAACGGCTGCAGGGCGGCGGCCTGGTACCAACGCACCAGCAACTCTGGATCTGGGTCCTTGAAAAACCCACCAACATCAGCtaaaacacagaggacaaaGGACATCAGCAATTTAAAATGTGAGATTCAGCAGTGGTAAGCATAAAAGCAGCTCATTGCAATGAGTGCAGGCCATTCCTGTACTTTAATTTAACAGCTAAAAGATAAACGACTGCTCTCACCTCCGCAAAAACCTACGCCTGTCACACTGAGAGACAGCAGCATTGGGATTGAGATCTTCAGATACTCCCAAGTGGCAACGTTATCCCCTGTCCACACCGCACCTGTACAGAGAAAGTAAAAGGGACAATGAATACAAAACCGAGCTAAGGATGAAACCACGAGTTCAGGAATATGTGTTTGTCCATTTAAAGAACTCACCAAGTCTCTGTGACCCGGCGAAGAAGGAGCGTGTCAGGACGAAAGGCCTCTCTGAGCCCCCGGAGCGAGTCATCAGACCTTCCACTGTGGCCTTGTgctgtgaagaaaaacacaagtcGTCTGGCGAAGTGAtccaggagaaggagaagctgccTCGGGGAGTCAGTGTAttgtaaacagaaaatattgGGGTTTGACCTgtgtacaaaaataaactaaatgagGCCACTCACCTGGTAAAAACCATACAGGTTGTGCAGTTCCCGATGTTCCCAGCCCCCATAATGCACCGCGTCCTTTGGCATGGTCTGCTCCGGCCCACCGAACACAGACGGTTCGTTCATATCATTCCACAGAAATAACGACGGCGTTGATCCCTGCATCGGACACGAACACATCGACATCAGCAGGGCTGTTCACTGAGAGACTATCTCAACTTATAGAGTATTCAGGTATTCAGGTACCGCAGTGTTAGCATCACATCAAATACAAAAAGGTTAAATTCTTCAGCCTTCATCATTATAGTACTCTGTCGTCCTTCTGTGCATCATCAATGAATTTGGATTTAACTGAGTGGGAAATCCTTaatttccctcgggatcaataaagtatctatccatccatccaatgAACGATCGTTTCTACACTTACTTTGTACTTATCCAGGGTGAGGCATCTGGAGTACCATGCTCGAGTGGCAGGGCGGCTGAAGTCAAGGTAACAGGACTCACCTATGAGAAATGTTTATATGGAGGGTTATCAAAAATCAAGTACAGAGAAgatattttgcctttatttgtatataatgtaaaacGGAGGAGTTCTAAAATACCACGTAGAAATCTTACCATGCGTATAAAGACGTTAACTACtatgaaatattgaatttatgtattttaacttCATGTCAGAGGAAGCTTACCGGGCCAGCATGAGCCCAGAAAgagctctccctctctgtccttgACAAAATGTCCACCGTCTCTGGCCTCTTGGTACAGGGACCAGTCAGGATCGGCTTTGAAGTGGGGATCACTTATAACCACCAGCTAAAAgatatatacaaatacacacaataaataCCCGTTAACATAGAAAAGCAGATAACAGCTGTACAAACTGTGCAACCCACCTTCCtattcttctcctccaggtggagctgcaggccGGCAGGGTCAGGAAAACAAACGGGGTCCCAGGTGAAGTAACGCTTCCCGTCCGTGTGTTCAATGTCCAGCCACATGGCATCACAGGGGATGTCGTGGAGATCAAATCCAGCGTCTACCTCCCTCACATCAGCTTCATCCTTATAGTTCCAGCGGCTCTGGTGGTACCCCAGGGCAAACAGAGGGGGCAGCGCTGGATACCCTGACAGACGGGGACAGAAATGGTCAGGAGGTGACCATTTGGAGGTGTAAAATTAAAAAGCTATCCTTCtgagattgttttatttacttatcAATTTGTTCAACTCGTACAAAGGTTGGCTGCGGTCGACGTAAATTACAAATAACTGACTTTGTGAGAGAAGAACTTCCACGATGGTTATTTTTAGGATTGAATTTGCTGGTGTGAGGTCATTCTTCCCTTTTAAATGcagataaatataataaaactcaCCTGTCAGCTGAGCGTACTGGCTGAAGAGCTGCTGGGGACTGGGCCCGAGCAGAAGCACACAGTCCATCACACCGCTCTCTGACAGCCAGTGGACGTCAGTCTGCggctccctccacctcctctgtaTCAGGGGCACCTGTTCATCCTGGGTGAGGTACAGGGGGCAATTATGTGGAAATGAACAtagactttatatttaaaaaatggacaaaatgaCTCCCAAAGTGAGGCCAAATCATTTGgaattgccccctggtggctggctgcagtaaacgtcataaaccccacctcctccatgttagtggaggTGTCCTGGACCAAACTAAGAAGTCACACGTCAAATCgatttttctcaaagagggtttctgtcattttaggtagttgttgtcacactgatgtatgaaGTGTGGATGTTTCTTCCCCCGACAGACTCTGGcaccaaatgtgcaagatggtggCCGTTGTattcaggacattttggcttcactcctagatagtgggaggaggtgggtttaCCTGCTGGTCACTGGGGCTGTAACGTATGTTCACAAACGTCTCAGATGCATTTAGCCAAAATACACCCAGGGTCCTGTCCAGCTTGTGGGCCACCAACAGAGGCACAGACCCATACAGGCCAAAGCGACTGTACAGGTCATAGGCGAAGACGTCCAGGTTATAGAGGCGATAAGGTTCATCATCTCTGGGAAACGAAACACAATTATAAACTAGAattacatttgtacatttatttgtcaaGTTGAGGGAAATACGATCTTAATCGGTTTTGCAGAACATCATGATGTCAGTTGTGAggctgaactttgacctttttttaGATATAAAATGTCATCTCTTCCTTCACTTTATCCTGTTTGACATTTGTGTGGCGTATCAAATCttgagttatggccaaaaaCATGAattgtaaggtcacagtgacattgacctttggCCACTTGAAATCTACTCATTTCCTCCTTGGGTCCAAATCTGAGGAAATTCCTTCCAAATGCTCCCAAGGTTGCGTTCATGAGAAACCGAGACAACGCCTTCACAGAGGCTGGCAACTCTCTGGCAACTCTCCGAACACTGagtgagatgaaaacataaatcctGCTGCTGGTATACGAGTGTGTACCTGGTGTCTCTGAGCTTCAGGCTGTCGGCATGTTCTGGAAGACCGTACACGTGACTGAACCCATGAAGACAGAAGTCCGCCCCAATGCTGCTCGGGCCTGGAAATGCACAATATTAACTACCGTTACTCATGTGTTTCCTATTAGCTGGTACAGGAGTAAATCTCATTcatacattattaaaaaattAACCCACCATAGTTATAATCAATGTCGGCTTACCTGGCTAAAGTTTACAAATTCCCCATGTTACAATTTCCCCTCTCAAATACCAAAATCACTTTCTAGGAAACTTGTTGAGAAATAAGTTTCAaccaatttacacacacacaaatattactcccctaaatgtgcccgatttgtttgtttgtgaagatTTCTGAAATAtgtcttgagaaattcacaaaaatttAGAAAAACCTCTGatctcataatgttaaagaaagtgatacaaataTTACACAATCTGAATTTAAACAAATCTGCTCCAGAAGTTTATGCGTTTTTGTaaaatcctgctaacaaacagatgaacagcaatgaaaaacacaacttccctGGTTCCAGTATAAACTATTATATTTACCATGTTTCATACAGTGGACTTTATATATTAGCTACAAAAGATGCTATGCAAATATACTTATTATAAGCACTTgtattcatttgtattcatcaaTTAAAACTGATCATGACagttaaactgaataaaaatgacaatttaaaaaagtcatTCCATTCCAGATCCTGTTGTTACGGAGGAGGAGAAATTCTGCAGGAGTGGATTTTCCAGAAGCTCAGGAAATATTCAGCTGTAACATAATATACTGACAGGTTCGGCTCTTAAAGTATTTAACAGCAGACACAAACCATTAGCTTTGATATCCACAAACTGCTTGAAAGTCTCTTTCCACAATGAACTCGAGTCGTCCTCTTGAAGCTGTCAACGTGACAAAGAACAGAAGGTATTTACAAAAGGAGATGAAGCTCCTAGTGGGAGTGATCTTATACTTATTATAACTAGGAGATGGAGGACCTACAAATGCACAGTTCACAAGGCAGAGTATCAGATGGTTTTAATAAGTCCAGGTCGGTACACAGGCAGtcatcacagaggagcaggtAGAAGAGGTTAACAGCAGGAAAACCGCCGATGGTCAGACACAGAAGAACTGACGAGCGCACAACGCTGGACGGACGCCACACAATGAACTGGCAAGTGAGGGACGACACACAGggtttaaatacacagacaaTCAGGGGATAAGGAGATGCAGGTGAGTCTAATCAGGGCGGGGGAGCACAGGCAGGATCTATCTGAGTCAGGATAATACTGGAGTTTGAACAGCGCTTATATTCTCTTACCTCACTTCCATGAGATGTGGCCATGAGGAGAAAAACAGTGATTAGAATTCAACTGTGTGATGATTCATTTGTCTTCCAGAACACAAATCCCCCGCTGTAACTCACCTGGGTCGGTCCTGCAGCGTCTCGAACCACAGTTTTCCTCTAGAGTTGAATGTGaccatcacttcctcttcacacaGGATCTCCAGATAGAAGGGAAAACGCCACACGCGAGCCTGATGACGTCCTGACGACCAAGTCAGTGTAACGCAGCCCTTCGTCTGTCTCTTCACTCGCAACCTGCAGGACGCCGAGGGACACGTTTTTAACACGGTTCTCATGCTGCAGCAGTCACACATATTAGGATTAGAAAAATCTTATCAGAAACCTTTAAACcttttaaagagacaggagccaAAACTGTTtctgacagaggctgaaaagaggagctgcagaaatgGACAGCGAGGAAAGTTACATGTTTTCAGAACATTAAACATGTTCAAGTAATACAAATTAAagttatgaacctgaatatgagcagaatatgtctcctttaacttTAAAGCTAAGTTAGAATATTGACAGTGTAACTTGAAGACGGAGAAGTGCTTCCCCCCCCCACGAGAGAAGCAGCCAATGAGCCTGAATGATTTCAGCTGTGAATCATTTCTCAGTCTTTTTCTCATCACCTGAGAATCATGAATGTTtaacacaacaaagacacaaagctCGGAGTGGATTTGCTTGTGTAACTGGTGGTGCTGCTCACTGTTCACACTGTGGTTCCCCAGTTGTCACATCCTGAACTCGGTAACGTGCTTTAATGGGCTGGAGTTCGTCGATCAAAATCCTGACAGTGTCATTTTTGCAGGGCGACACCAACAGAATCAGTCTGGTCTGTGAAAAGAGGAAAGCAAGAGGCTTATATTAAGTAGGACTAGAAGCTGTACTTCATTTAGATTATAACGAGACAACAGGAGGGATCATTAAGTGcataaaagaacatttcataAAGTATCTCTGATTCTGATTATATTTATCTTCGTAACTCTGCTGTTGAAGGGCAAAGGGGCATTAGAAATTTTCCTCTgagatcattttaataaaaaccgTACGCTATGTCACCTCGCCGATTGGGAATTTCATTATTTGGTGTCTGTCGTCTGGTTACAAGTGGGATTCTGTGACATTAACCAGTTCTGAACATTGTCATGTGAATTCAAGTTGAATTTAGTacttaaataaaagcaaaaaatacTCCTTAATTGAGATTTTCAGTCCCATCAGTGGTCAGACCTGTGTGTTGGCCTCCAGTAGTTCAAATCGTGCCCCCTTCTCTGTGAGCACCATGGTGTCCAGCAGGGCTCGGTGCTGCAGGTTTGGACCCTGCATTTGTCGCCTCAAAAGGGAAAGTAGGCATAAATATCACGATGCAACATAACTTTCAGAATGATCCTGTACAGCCAGAACACAGCTCACACACGACCTACAGctacaaatgtataaaaacacacactttcaactGGTATACACTTAACTGAGGGTGATTGTATTCATCTATATCTAATATATCTAATATATAcaaaatgatatattattattacagttaagtttaaagacagaaagtctgaatgttgtggttttaaactcttctttatggacAGAGAATGACTTGATAAGCTTGATA
The sequence above is drawn from the Hippoglossus hippoglossus isolate fHipHip1 chromosome 22, fHipHip1.pri, whole genome shotgun sequence genome and encodes:
- the ganc gene encoding neutral alpha-glucosidase C, which codes for MSEESESVFSVVPDDEESGEKFKKSDQVAFYRRQMQGPNLQHRALLDTMVLTEKGARFELLEANTQTRLILLVSPCKNDTVRILIDELQPIKARYRVQDVTTGEPQCEQLRVKRQTKGCVTLTWSSGRHQARVWRFPFYLEILCEEEVMVTFNSRGKLWFETLQDRPSELQEDDSSSLWKETFKQFVDIKANGPSSIGADFCLHGFSHVYGLPEHADSLKLRDTRDDEPYRLYNLDVFAYDLYSRFGLYGSVPLLVAHKLDRTLGVFWLNASETFVNIRYSPSDQQDEQVPLIQRRWREPQTDVHWLSESGVMDCVLLLGPSPQQLFSQYAQLTGYPALPPLFALGYHQSRWNYKDEADVREVDAGFDLHDIPCDAMWLDIEHTDGKRYFTWDPVCFPDPAGLQLHLEEKNRKLVVISDPHFKADPDWSLYQEARDGGHFVKDREGELFLGSCWPGESCYLDFSRPATRAWYSRCLTLDKYKGSTPSLFLWNDMNEPSVFGGPEQTMPKDAVHYGGWEHRELHNLYGFYQHKATVEGLMTRSGGSERPFVLTRSFFAGSQRLGAVWTGDNVATWEYLKISIPMLLSLSVTGVGFCGADVGGFFKDPDPELLVRWYQAAALQPFFRGHSACVAKRREPWLFGEEVTAAIRTVIQQRYQLLPYWYTLFHQAHTSGLPPIRPLWVEFPRERGTFSVDNQHMIGGALLACPVTDPGVQEVKVLLPGSDEIWFDVQSAMAHEGGRTLTLPVTLDTVPVFQRGGSVVCRSAGSSSCTADLQLLPLSITVALDSQGAADGELYLDDGHSFNYLHRKAFCLRRFNMLSGRLLCRAASEEGAFDCDTVVHSVTILGLKSKPTAVTVHQSGSEDTPAEFQFTETCCELTVSSLSLRVLTDWEIHIL